A genomic segment from [Flavobacterium] thermophilum encodes:
- the gltB gene encoding Ferredoxin-dependent glutamate synthase 1 → MKHYGLPEAQGLYRPEFEHDACGIGFYAHLKGKPSHDIIKKALHMLRQLEHRGGQGSDPETGDGAGIMTQIPHEYFQAVCGGMNLPEKGRYGVGMFFLPEEEAKRAYYESMFNEIVAQEGQRLLGWRTVPVDREKLGKLARQSQPFIRQVFVAASDDVADELAFERKLYVIRKQFEKCVEHNECYVASFSSRTIVYKGLLTPEQIDAFYLDLQDERFRSAFALVHSRFSTNTFPSWERAHPNRYLIHNGEINTLRGNVNWMTAREKQFVSEAFGADLEKVVPILDTNGSDSSILDNAFEFFVLAGRKPAHVAMMLIPEPWFWDEQMDGAKKAFYEYHSCLMEPWDGPTAISFTDGKQIGAILDRNGLRPARYYVTKDDYIIFSSEVGVIDVDPNNILYKERLSPGKMLLVDLEQGRIISDQEIKEEMAHEKPYRQWINEQMITLGDLEIPEDVEAPKQLVKLQKAFGYTFEDVEKTILPMATEGKDPTGAMGMDAPLAVLSERPQSLFNYFKQLFAQVTNPPIDAIREYVVTSTMTLLGKEGNILHPDAKAARRIRLETPLLTNEELAALKANPHPEFACAVLPTLFTDDLKQALDELFAKADEAIENGAALLVLSDRGVDDTHVAIPVLLAVSGLHQHLVRNGTRTNVSLLVESGEAREVHHFAALIGYGADAINPYLALETIRQASENGVIALSYREAAKTYIKAAVDGVVKVMSKMGISTVQSYRGAQIFEAVGIGDDVIEEYFTGTASQIGGIGLAEIAKEAKMRHEAAFGARHEDDVLDAGSELQWRRNGEHHAFNPKTIHLLQWACRKNDYNLYKQYSKLANEEQLTFLRNLFDFDSKRPPVPIDEVEPVESIVRRFKTGAMSFGSISQEAHEALAIAMNRIGGKSNSGEGGEDPARYVKDDNGDWRRSAIKQVASGRFGVKSHYLVNADELQIKMAQGAKPGEGGQLPANKVYPWVGKVRGSTPGVELISPPPHHDIYSIEDLAQLIYDLKNANKDARISVKLVAKAGVGTIAAGVAKGNADVIVISGYDGGTGASPKTSIKHAGLPWELGLAETHQTLMLNGLRDRVVLETDGKLMTGRDVVMAALFGAEEFGFATAPLVVLGCVMMRVCHLDTCPVGVATQNPELRKKFAGDPDHVVNFMYFVAQEVREIMAELGFRTIDEMVGRVDVLKVSERAKAHWKAKHLDLSRLLYQVDGPRTGSKGQNHRMEETLDYTEILPAVQPALERQEPVALELAIRNVHRTVGAMTGSEISKRYGEEGLPEDTIRLHFTGSAGQSFAAFVPKGMTLELVGDANDYVGKGLSGGKVIVRPPHEAPFAAADNVIIGNVAFYGATSGEAYIRGRAGERFCVRNSGVHAVVEGVGDHGCEYMTGGRVVILGSVGKNFAAGMSGGIAYVLADDDSWRETANGELVSFEPLADEAEILEVRRMIENHYRYTGSPRAALVLDEWDAYVRRFVKVIPRNYKLMIETIETLEQSGLSHEEAVMVAFETVAKQKKAAVGGVHQLEAVAK, encoded by the coding sequence ATGAAACACTACGGATTACCGGAAGCACAAGGGCTGTATCGCCCGGAATTTGAACATGATGCATGCGGGATCGGGTTTTATGCGCATTTGAAAGGAAAACCGTCGCACGACATTATCAAAAAGGCACTTCATATGCTTCGCCAGCTTGAACACCGCGGCGGACAAGGGAGCGATCCGGAAACGGGCGATGGCGCGGGCATTATGACGCAAATTCCGCATGAGTATTTTCAAGCGGTGTGCGGCGGGATGAACTTGCCGGAAAAAGGGCGCTACGGGGTCGGGATGTTCTTTTTGCCGGAAGAGGAAGCGAAACGGGCGTACTATGAATCGATGTTCAATGAGATCGTCGCTCAAGAAGGGCAACGGCTGCTCGGATGGCGGACAGTTCCAGTTGATCGTGAAAAGCTTGGCAAACTGGCGCGGCAAAGCCAGCCGTTCATCCGCCAAGTGTTTGTCGCGGCAAGTGATGACGTGGCTGATGAGTTGGCGTTTGAACGGAAGCTGTATGTGATCCGCAAACAATTCGAAAAATGTGTGGAACACAACGAGTGCTATGTAGCGAGCTTCTCGAGCCGGACGATCGTGTATAAAGGGCTTTTGACGCCGGAACAAATCGATGCGTTTTATTTGGATTTGCAAGATGAACGGTTCCGTTCGGCGTTTGCCCTCGTGCACTCGCGCTTCAGCACGAACACGTTCCCGAGCTGGGAGCGGGCCCATCCGAACCGCTATTTGATCCATAACGGCGAGATCAACACGCTGCGCGGCAATGTCAACTGGATGACGGCGCGCGAGAAACAATTTGTGTCCGAAGCGTTCGGCGCGGATTTGGAAAAAGTCGTGCCGATTTTGGATACGAACGGCAGCGACTCGTCGATTTTGGACAATGCGTTTGAATTTTTCGTTCTCGCTGGCCGGAAGCCGGCCCATGTCGCGATGATGCTCATTCCGGAACCGTGGTTTTGGGATGAGCAGATGGACGGGGCGAAAAAGGCGTTTTACGAGTACCACAGCTGTCTCATGGAGCCGTGGGACGGACCGACGGCGATTTCGTTCACCGACGGCAAGCAAATCGGCGCCATTTTGGACCGGAACGGTTTGCGTCCGGCCCGCTATTATGTCACCAAAGACGACTATATTATTTTCTCATCCGAAGTCGGCGTCATCGATGTTGACCCGAACAACATTTTATATAAGGAACGGCTGAGCCCGGGGAAAATGCTGTTGGTTGACCTCGAGCAAGGGCGCATCATCTCTGACCAGGAAATCAAGGAAGAAATGGCTCATGAAAAGCCATATCGCCAATGGATCAACGAGCAAATGATCACGCTTGGCGATCTGGAAATTCCGGAGGACGTCGAAGCGCCGAAGCAGCTTGTCAAGCTGCAAAAAGCGTTCGGCTACACGTTTGAAGATGTGGAAAAAACGATTTTGCCGATGGCGACGGAGGGGAAAGATCCGACGGGGGCGATGGGCATGGATGCGCCGCTTGCCGTGCTGTCCGAGCGGCCGCAAAGCTTGTTCAACTACTTCAAGCAGCTGTTTGCCCAAGTGACAAATCCGCCGATTGACGCCATCCGCGAATATGTCGTCACGTCAACGATGACGCTGCTCGGTAAAGAAGGGAATATTTTGCATCCGGACGCCAAAGCGGCGCGGCGCATTCGCCTTGAGACGCCGCTGTTGACGAACGAAGAACTGGCGGCGTTAAAAGCGAATCCACACCCGGAATTTGCGTGCGCGGTGCTGCCTACGCTGTTTACTGATGATTTGAAACAGGCGCTTGATGAGCTGTTTGCCAAAGCGGATGAAGCGATCGAAAACGGGGCGGCGCTTCTTGTGCTGTCCGACCGCGGCGTTGATGACACGCATGTGGCGATTCCGGTGTTGCTGGCGGTAAGCGGGCTTCATCAACACCTTGTCCGCAACGGGACGCGCACGAACGTCAGCCTGCTTGTCGAAAGCGGCGAAGCGCGTGAAGTGCACCATTTTGCGGCGCTCATCGGCTACGGGGCGGACGCCATCAACCCGTACTTGGCGCTCGAGACGATCCGCCAGGCGTCAGAAAACGGCGTCATCGCCTTGTCGTACCGGGAAGCAGCGAAAACGTACATCAAGGCGGCTGTTGACGGCGTCGTCAAAGTGATGTCGAAAATGGGCATTTCGACGGTGCAAAGCTACCGCGGCGCACAAATTTTTGAAGCGGTCGGCATCGGCGACGATGTCATTGAGGAATACTTCACCGGCACGGCGTCGCAAATCGGCGGCATCGGGCTTGCGGAAATTGCGAAAGAAGCGAAAATGCGCCACGAAGCCGCTTTCGGAGCGCGGCATGAAGACGATGTGCTCGATGCAGGCAGCGAGCTGCAATGGCGGCGCAACGGCGAACATCACGCGTTCAACCCGAAGACGATCCATTTGTTGCAATGGGCGTGCCGGAAAAACGATTACAACCTCTATAAACAATATTCGAAACTGGCCAATGAAGAACAGTTGACGTTTTTGCGCAACTTGTTCGACTTCGATTCGAAGCGCCCTCCGGTGCCGATTGACGAAGTCGAGCCGGTTGAATCGATCGTCCGCCGCTTTAAAACCGGCGCGATGTCGTTCGGTTCGATCAGCCAAGAAGCGCATGAGGCGCTGGCGATCGCCATGAACCGGATCGGCGGAAAAAGCAACAGCGGCGAGGGCGGCGAAGATCCAGCCCGCTACGTGAAAGACGACAACGGCGACTGGCGCCGCAGCGCGATCAAACAAGTGGCGTCCGGGCGTTTTGGCGTAAAAAGCCATTATTTGGTTAACGCTGACGAATTGCAAATCAAAATGGCGCAAGGGGCAAAACCGGGTGAAGGCGGGCAGCTTCCAGCCAACAAAGTGTACCCGTGGGTCGGCAAAGTGCGCGGCTCAACGCCGGGAGTCGAGCTCATTTCCCCGCCGCCGCACCATGACATTTACTCGATCGAAGACTTGGCCCAGCTCATTTACGATTTGAAAAACGCCAACAAAGACGCGCGCATCAGCGTCAAGCTTGTCGCCAAGGCCGGCGTTGGCACGATCGCCGCTGGCGTGGCGAAAGGGAACGCCGATGTCATTGTCATCAGCGGCTATGACGGCGGCACGGGTGCGTCGCCGAAAACGAGCATCAAGCATGCCGGCTTGCCGTGGGAGCTCGGATTGGCGGAAACGCATCAGACGCTCATGTTGAATGGTTTGCGAGACCGCGTCGTCTTGGAAACGGACGGAAAATTGATGACAGGACGCGATGTTGTCATGGCCGCTTTGTTCGGCGCTGAAGAGTTCGGGTTTGCGACGGCTCCGCTTGTCGTCTTAGGCTGTGTCATGATGCGCGTCTGTCATTTGGATACGTGCCCGGTCGGCGTGGCGACGCAAAATCCGGAGCTGCGCAAGAAATTTGCCGGCGATCCGGACCATGTCGTCAACTTCATGTATTTCGTCGCTCAGGAAGTGCGGGAAATTATGGCGGAACTCGGCTTCCGCACGATTGACGAAATGGTCGGCCGCGTTGACGTTTTGAAAGTGAGCGAACGGGCAAAAGCGCATTGGAAAGCGAAACATCTTGACTTGTCTCGTCTCTTGTACCAAGTCGATGGCCCGCGCACAGGCAGCAAAGGGCAAAACCATCGAATGGAAGAGACGCTCGACTATACGGAAATTTTGCCTGCGGTGCAGCCAGCGCTTGAGCGGCAAGAGCCGGTTGCGCTCGAGCTCGCCATTCGCAACGTCCACCGCACGGTCGGGGCGATGACGGGAAGCGAAATCTCGAAGCGCTACGGCGAGGAAGGACTGCCGGAGGATACGATCCGCCTTCACTTCACCGGATCGGCGGGGCAGAGCTTTGCGGCGTTTGTGCCAAAAGGGATGACGCTCGAACTCGTCGGCGATGCGAACGATTACGTCGGCAAAGGGCTTTCCGGCGGCAAAGTGATCGTCCGTCCGCCGCATGAGGCGCCGTTTGCCGCCGCGGACAACGTCATCATCGGCAACGTGGCGTTTTACGGGGCTACAAGCGGCGAAGCGTACATCCGCGGCCGCGCTGGGGAGCGGTTCTGCGTCCGCAACAGCGGCGTCCATGCCGTTGTCGAAGGCGTCGGCGACCATGGCTGTGAATATATGACCGGCGGCCGTGTCGTCATTCTCGGTTCGGTCGGCAAAAACTTCGCCGCCGGCATGTCGGGAGGGATCGCCTACGTCTTGGCGGACGATGACAGCTGGCGGGAAACGGCCAACGGCGAGCTCGTTTCGTTTGAGCCGCTCGCAGATGAAGCCGAGATTTTGGAAGTGCGCCGGATGATCGAAAACCATTACCGCTACACAGGAAGCCCGCGGGCCGCGTTGGTGCTCGATGAGTGGGACGCTTACGTCCGCCGCTTCGTCAAAGTCATTCCGCGCAACTATAAACTGATGATCGAGACGATTGAAACGCTCGAACAGTCCGGGCTTTCGCACGAAGAAGCCGTTATGGTGGCGTTTGAAACGGTGGCGAAACAGAAAAAAGCGGCTGTCGGCGGCGTCCATCAGCTCGAGGCGGTGGCGAAGTAA
- a CDS encoding Uncharacterized membrane-anchored protein, with product MAARIVKTGYALAFLCIIAGIVYFFAANWPEMGREAKVGISIGMMAGFYIASAALSGRHRFLGRWMLIGGVLSFGVALALLGQIYNSHADSYWLFLIWLVPTALLARLTRDAALSVIAVVLLQLACWFYYFPSAYPIEWTEWASFGWLLFFVAVNGVLFAVSRSPWPAHAAYAAMHGWLLVMGVTGFSYGRDAWWPYVHAALLAGLLYYFLSVAKQRSYVLVTSLFAGLFLLIQYIRLLAEHFETWLLLLGLAAAAAVLYGGIVLLRRTGLFSAQTRAGKRFLAAFQAVVTLAASALATASLLGLYLLWAESWSPYVLFFFSIAAFVLPASFGRRWNAVVRYTLLAVGYGLGLTVAWEVSTAVVLVYAAGLALGLVRSSDSGVHRLTTMALTFYLAAALGSIMDEGRFVLLALALCNGGLYAYGRWRGKPHLTALILALGALGIATSMDVFAADGVYIAANIAMLAALAFFLFQGRRLERKAAWVYTVLYLMLKYYELAWNLLHKSVSLLAAGLLLLVWAVWLEKRDGWMRDEGARWRFGASFLVFAVIVAQFSFAGYTFWQKERLLQHGHVVKLELEPVDPRSVLQGDYIRLRYDISTVRSLDGSGRVQVVLRKGPDGVHRFAGIYAVNGEKQPGYTEQQGDILISGTFHGTQVVYGIESYFVPEKTGMQWQENARFAYVRVSENGDALLEAISAE from the coding sequence ATGGCGGCCCGGATCGTGAAAACGGGGTATGCGTTGGCGTTTTTGTGCATCATTGCCGGCATTGTGTATTTTTTTGCCGCCAACTGGCCGGAGATGGGGCGAGAGGCGAAAGTTGGGATCAGCATCGGCATGATGGCGGGGTTTTACATCGCAAGCGCGGCGCTTTCGGGTCGCCATCGCTTTTTAGGACGCTGGATGCTGATTGGTGGGGTGTTGTCGTTTGGCGTAGCGCTCGCCTTGCTTGGACAAATTTACAATTCGCATGCCGATAGCTACTGGCTGTTTCTGATCTGGCTGGTGCCGACGGCGTTGTTGGCGCGGCTGACGAGAGATGCGGCGCTTTCGGTTATCGCTGTTGTGTTGTTGCAACTTGCCTGCTGGTTTTATTATTTCCCTTCCGCTTATCCCATCGAGTGGACGGAATGGGCGTCATTTGGCTGGCTGCTTTTCTTTGTTGCTGTGAACGGTGTGCTGTTTGCGGTAAGCCGCTCGCCGTGGCCGGCCCATGCCGCCTATGCGGCCATGCATGGGTGGCTGCTTGTCATGGGGGTTACCGGGTTTTCGTACGGGCGTGATGCTTGGTGGCCATATGTGCATGCAGCGCTGCTCGCCGGGTTGCTTTATTACTTCCTTTCTGTCGCCAAACAACGCTCGTACGTCTTGGTGACGAGTTTGTTTGCCGGCTTGTTTTTGCTGATTCAATATATCCGGTTGCTTGCCGAGCATTTTGAGACGTGGCTCCTTTTGCTCGGGTTGGCGGCGGCCGCGGCGGTTCTGTACGGCGGGATCGTGCTGCTTCGGCGGACCGGACTGTTTTCGGCCCAAACAAGGGCCGGGAAGCGGTTTTTGGCGGCGTTTCAGGCCGTTGTCACGCTGGCGGCTTCGGCGTTGGCGACGGCGAGTCTGCTCGGCTTGTACTTGCTTTGGGCGGAATCGTGGTCGCCGTATGTGCTCTTTTTCTTTTCGATTGCAGCGTTTGTTCTTCCCGCCTCGTTCGGACGGCGTTGGAACGCGGTCGTCCGCTATACGCTGCTTGCCGTCGGTTATGGGCTTGGATTGACGGTGGCGTGGGAAGTGTCGACTGCGGTGGTGCTCGTGTATGCGGCCGGGTTAGCCCTTGGCCTTGTGCGCTCGTCAGACAGCGGGGTGCACCGGCTGACGACCATGGCGCTCACGTTTTATTTGGCGGCAGCGCTCGGTTCGATCATGGATGAAGGACGGTTTGTGCTGCTGGCGCTTGCTTTGTGCAACGGCGGGCTGTATGCATACGGGCGGTGGAGAGGCAAGCCGCATCTTACCGCGCTGATCTTGGCGCTCGGAGCGCTCGGGATTGCGACAAGCATGGATGTGTTTGCCGCTGACGGAGTATACATCGCCGCCAATATTGCCATGCTCGCCGCACTTGCGTTTTTCCTGTTCCAAGGGCGGCGGCTGGAGCGGAAGGCCGCTTGGGTGTACACAGTGCTGTATCTCATGCTGAAATATTATGAATTGGCGTGGAATTTGCTTCATAAATCGGTCAGTTTGCTGGCGGCCGGGCTGTTGTTGCTTGTTTGGGCGGTGTGGCTTGAAAAACGGGACGGATGGATGCGGGATGAAGGAGCGCGCTGGCGCTTCGGTGCTTCCTTTCTTGTGTTTGCCGTCATTGTTGCCCAATTTTCGTTCGCCGGCTATACCTTTTGGCAGAAAGAGCGTCTGTTGCAACATGGACATGTCGTCAAGCTCGAACTGGAACCGGTGGATCCGCGTTCGGTGCTGCAGGGGGACTATATCCGGCTGCGTTACGACATTTCCACGGTCCGGTCGCTCGACGGAAGCGGGCGCGTGCAAGTTGTGCTGCGAAAAGGGCCGGACGGGGTGCACCGCTTTGCCGGGATATATGCCGTTAATGGCGAAAAACAGCCTGGATATACAGAGCAGCAAGGGGACATTTTGATCAGCGGCACTTTCCATGGCACGCAAGTCGTATACGGGATCGAATCATATTTTGTGCCAGAAAAAACAGGAATGCAATGGCAGGAAAACGCCCGTTTCGCTTATGTGCGCGTGAGCGAAAACGGCGATGCGCTGCTCGAGGCGATCAGCGCTGAATAA
- a CDS encoding phosphatidylglycerophosphatase B → MNRRLWMITAVGAVFFLAVWASVAAGVTKAADEGGLQLFDSWQWLDPFTFLGNGKTIGIISVMLVIGLWFFRRDVYGMVLVVVAVGGGYGINEWIKHVVGRERPPHAEIGGFSFPSGHAMIGTIYLLLLAYFLAQTRTKRGERAAIYGVFAALALLTGLSRLSLQVHYPSDVLGGFVLGGAYLAACLALYRMWIHRGGRL, encoded by the coding sequence GTGAACCGACGATTATGGATGATAACGGCTGTCGGCGCGGTCTTTTTTTTGGCTGTTTGGGCAAGCGTGGCAGCCGGGGTGACAAAGGCGGCTGACGAAGGTGGGCTGCAGCTGTTTGATTCATGGCAATGGCTCGATCCGTTTACGTTTCTCGGCAATGGGAAAACAATAGGCATCATCAGTGTGATGCTTGTCATTGGTTTATGGTTTTTCCGCCGCGATGTCTATGGAATGGTGTTGGTTGTCGTCGCTGTTGGTGGGGGGTATGGCATCAACGAATGGATCAAGCATGTTGTGGGGCGGGAGCGCCCGCCGCATGCCGAGATCGGGGGGTTCAGTTTTCCGAGCGGCCACGCGATGATCGGGACGATTTACTTGCTGCTTTTAGCGTATTTTTTGGCGCAAACGCGCACCAAGCGTGGAGAACGGGCGGCCATTTACGGCGTGTTTGCGGCGCTGGCGCTCTTAACTGGCTTAAGCCGGTTAAGCTTGCAAGTGCATTATCCGTCTGATGTGCTTGGCGGGTTTGTGCTTGGCGGTGCTTACTTGGCGGCCTGTCTTGCTCTTTATCGGATGTGGATTCATCGAGGCGGCCGTTTGTAG
- the gltD_2 gene encoding Glutamate synthase [NADPH] small chain: MGKTTGFMEYAREEEKKRDPLSRLDDWKEYTQPFSEEVLARQGARCMDCGTPFCHMGLELNGLTSGCPVHNLIPEWNDLVYRGRWKEALDRLLKTNNFPEFTGRVCPAPCEGSCTVAISDPAVAIKGIERAIIDKGFAEGWVKPRIPKTRTGKKVAIVGSGPAGLACADQLNQAGHSVTVYERADRIGGLLMYGIPNMKLEKEVVERRVRLLEEEGITFITNTEVGKDIMADELRAQYDAVVLCIGAQKQRDLAIEGRELEGVHFAMDYLTGVTKSLLDSNFADGQFIDAKGKRVIVIGGGDTGADCVATALRQGCKSVVQFGKHPALPDKRPDNNPWPQYPLVFTLDYAYEEAKAKFGADPRQYCIQTKKIVGDEHGRVKELHTIQMEKIIDENGKAIFKEIPGTEQVWPCDLVFIAIGFEGPEQPLLKQFGVETVNNKVKAPYGKYTTNIEGVFAAGDARRGQSLIVWAIHEGRGAAREVDRFLMGETKLPS, translated from the coding sequence GTGGGAAAAACAACAGGGTTTATGGAATATGCTCGCGAGGAAGAGAAAAAGCGCGACCCGCTTTCCCGTCTTGATGATTGGAAAGAATATACGCAGCCGTTTTCCGAAGAAGTGCTGGCGCGCCAAGGCGCCCGCTGCATGGATTGCGGCACGCCGTTTTGCCATATGGGGTTGGAGCTGAACGGCCTCACTTCCGGATGCCCAGTGCATAACTTAATTCCGGAATGGAACGATTTAGTGTACCGCGGCCGTTGGAAAGAAGCGCTTGACCGTTTGCTGAAAACGAACAACTTCCCGGAATTCACCGGCCGCGTCTGTCCGGCGCCGTGCGAGGGATCGTGTACGGTGGCGATTTCCGACCCGGCGGTTGCCATTAAAGGGATTGAACGGGCCATTATCGATAAAGGATTCGCGGAAGGATGGGTGAAACCGCGCATTCCGAAAACGCGAACGGGAAAAAAAGTGGCTATCGTCGGCTCCGGTCCGGCCGGGCTCGCCTGCGCCGACCAACTTAACCAAGCTGGCCATTCGGTGACGGTGTACGAGCGGGCTGACCGCATCGGCGGCTTATTGATGTACGGCATTCCGAATATGAAACTGGAAAAAGAAGTGGTCGAGCGTCGGGTGCGTCTGCTCGAAGAGGAAGGCATCACGTTTATTACGAACACCGAAGTCGGCAAAGATATTATGGCTGACGAACTTCGTGCTCAGTACGACGCCGTCGTCTTGTGCATCGGTGCGCAAAAGCAGCGCGATTTGGCCATTGAAGGCCGTGAGCTTGAGGGCGTCCATTTTGCGATGGACTATTTAACGGGCGTGACGAAAAGTTTATTGGATTCGAATTTTGCCGACGGCCAGTTTATCGATGCCAAGGGAAAACGTGTCATCGTGATCGGCGGCGGCGACACGGGGGCCGACTGCGTGGCGACCGCGCTGCGCCAAGGCTGCAAAAGCGTCGTCCAGTTTGGCAAACACCCGGCTTTGCCGGACAAGCGCCCAGACAATAACCCTTGGCCGCAATATCCGCTCGTCTTTACGCTCGACTACGCATACGAAGAAGCAAAAGCGAAATTCGGCGCCGACCCGCGCCAATATTGCATTCAAACGAAAAAAATCGTAGGCGACGAGCACGGCCGCGTGAAAGAGCTGCATACGATTCAAATGGAAAAAATCATTGATGAAAACGGCAAAGCGATCTTTAAAGAAATTCCGGGGACGGAACAAGTATGGCCGTGTGATTTGGTGTTTATCGCCATCGGGTTTGAAGGGCCAGAGCAGCCGTTGTTGAAGCAGTTTGGCGTGGAAACAGTGAACAATAAAGTGAAAGCCCCATACGGCAAATATACAACAAACATCGAGGGCGTGTTTGCCGCCGGCGACGCCCGCCGCGGCCAAAGTTTAATTGTCTGGGCCATCCACGAAGGCCGCGGGGCGGCTCGTGAAGTCGATCGGTTCCTGATGGGAGAGACGAAGCTGCCGTCGTAA
- the yhfP gene encoding Putative quinone oxidoreductase YhfP, whose amino-acid sequence MSAFQAFVVNKTETEFTAGVQTISMDDLPEGDVVVRVHYSSVNYKDGLASIPDGKIVKTYPFVPGIDLAGVVVSSQHPRFREGDEVIATGYEIGVTHFGGYSEYARLHGDWLVPLPKGLTLKEAMAIGTAGFTAALSIHRLEEHGLTPERGPVLVTGATGGVGSLAVSMLAKRGYTVEASTGKTAEHDYLRALGAKEVLTREDVTAERIRPLDKQRWAAAVDPVGGRTLATVLSRIRYGGAVAVSGLTGGVEVPTTVHPFILRGVSLLGVDSVYCPMDLRLRIWERLAGDLKPDLERIVQEISLAELPQALERILRGELRGRTVVRLG is encoded by the coding sequence ATGTCCGCATTTCAAGCGTTTGTCGTCAACAAAACCGAAACAGAATTTACCGCCGGCGTGCAGACGATATCCATGGATGATTTGCCGGAAGGCGACGTCGTTGTCCGCGTCCATTATTCAAGCGTCAACTACAAAGATGGATTGGCGTCCATTCCGGACGGCAAAATTGTGAAAACGTATCCGTTCGTGCCGGGAATTGATTTGGCCGGGGTGGTTGTCTCGTCGCAACATCCGCGCTTCCGCGAAGGGGACGAGGTGATCGCGACCGGATATGAAATCGGTGTGACGCATTTCGGGGGCTACAGCGAGTACGCCCGGCTGCACGGCGATTGGCTCGTGCCGCTGCCAAAAGGGTTGACGTTGAAAGAAGCGATGGCGATCGGCACGGCTGGGTTCACGGCGGCATTGTCCATTCACAGGCTTGAGGAGCATGGGTTGACGCCGGAACGCGGACCGGTGCTTGTCACGGGGGCGACGGGCGGCGTCGGGAGTCTGGCTGTGTCGATGCTCGCCAAGCGCGGCTATACGGTGGAAGCGAGCACAGGCAAAACGGCGGAGCACGACTATTTGCGCGCCCTCGGCGCCAAGGAAGTGTTGACGCGCGAAGACGTCACGGCTGAACGCATTCGTCCGCTTGATAAGCAGCGCTGGGCCGCGGCGGTCGACCCGGTCGGCGGCCGGACGCTGGCGACGGTGTTAAGCCGCATCCGCTACGGCGGAGCGGTGGCGGTGAGTGGGTTGACAGGCGGCGTCGAGGTGCCGACAACCGTCCATCCATTCATTTTGCGCGGTGTCAGCTTGCTTGGCGTTGATTCCGTCTATTGTCCAATGGATTTGCGTTTGCGCATTTGGGAGCGGCTCGCTGGCGACTTAAAGCCGGATTTGGAGCGGATTGTTCAAGAAATTTCGCTCGCTGAATTGCCGCAAGCGCTTGAGCGCATTTTGCGCGGCGAGCTGCGCGGCCGGACGGTCGTGCGGTTAGGATGA
- the gltC gene encoding HTH-type transcriptional regulator gltC encodes MELRQLQYFVEVARREHVSEAADALHVAQSAISRQIANLEAELGVQLFEREGRNVKLTPIGRHFLPHAEAVLKAVDDAKQQIEEYLDPERGTIKIGFPTSLASHMMPMVISAFKAEHPNVSFHLRQGSYYYLIEAVKKREIDLAFLGPIPVREIGIKGEILFSEPFAALLPNSHPLARRDRIVLNELRHDPFVTFPKGYILHQIVIDACHQAGFSPNISSEGEDLDAIKGLVSAGIGVTLLPESALSESLLRYAAKVPIEMPQVKRNVGIIISDHHELAPSVKVFYRFVKDFFAELERYQLRG; translated from the coding sequence ATGGAGCTGCGGCAACTGCAATATTTCGTGGAAGTCGCCCGGCGCGAACACGTCTCCGAAGCCGCCGATGCCCTCCATGTCGCGCAGTCGGCGATCAGCCGGCAAATCGCAAACTTAGAAGCGGAGCTTGGCGTGCAGCTTTTTGAACGGGAAGGGCGGAACGTGAAGCTCACCCCCATCGGCCGTCATTTTTTGCCGCACGCCGAAGCGGTGTTGAAGGCGGTCGATGATGCAAAGCAACAAATCGAAGAATATTTAGACCCGGAGCGCGGGACGATTAAAATCGGGTTTCCGACAAGCCTGGCAAGCCACATGATGCCGATGGTCATCTCCGCCTTTAAAGCGGAGCACCCAAACGTCTCGTTCCATCTCCGCCAAGGGTCGTACTATTATTTAATCGAAGCGGTGAAAAAACGGGAGATCGACCTTGCCTTTCTCGGACCGATTCCGGTTCGTGAAATCGGCATTAAAGGAGAAATTTTGTTTTCCGAACCGTTTGCGGCCCTCCTGCCGAACAGCCATCCGCTCGCCCGCCGCGACCGGATCGTATTGAACGAACTGCGCCATGATCCATTTGTAACGTTTCCAAAAGGATACATTTTGCATCAAATCGTTATTGACGCTTGCCACCAAGCCGGATTTTCGCCCAACATTTCATCGGAAGGCGAAGATCTCGATGCCATTAAAGGGCTTGTCTCCGCTGGCATCGGCGTGACCCTCCTGCCGGAAAGCGCCCTGTCGGAAAGCCTTCTTCGCTACGCCGCCAAAGTGCCAATCGAGATGCCGCAAGTAAAGCGCAACGTCGGCATTATCATTTCCGACCACCACGAACTCGCTCCGTCGGTGAAAGTGTTTTACCGGTTTGTGAAAGACTTTTTCGCGGAGCTCGAGCGGTATCAATTGCGGGGGTGA